The Candidatus Bathyarchaeota archaeon genome has a segment encoding these proteins:
- a CDS encoding nitroreductase family protein — protein sequence MDLFEAIRGRRSVRRYLGKPVEEEKVLRCLYAAHWAPSAHNSQPWSFIVVRDPETRRRLAEVHRWGRFMVEAPVVVAVVGDPGLSSFWREDLGAAVENMLLAAYAQGLGSCWMGVAGTEYEEPIKRILGIPGGLRVLCMVSLGYPAEKPTRGRQPLKSKVHWEKYGVQRDFEEPRFPF from the coding sequence ATGGATTTGTTCGAGGCTATAAGGGGTAGGCGTAGTGTGAGGAGGTATCTCGGTAAGCCTGTGGAGGAGGAGAAGGTTCTTCGGTGTCTCTACGCGGCTCATTGGGCTCCTTCGGCTCATAACTCTCAGCCCTGGAGCTTCATAGTAGTTAGGGACCCCGAGACCAGGAGGAGGTTGGCGGAGGTTCACAGGTGGGGTAGGTTTATGGTCGAGGCACCTGTGGTCGTAGCCGTCGTGGGAGACCCCGGTCTATCGAGCTTCTGGCGTGAAGACCTAGGCGCGGCGGTCGAGAACATGCTCCTAGCGGCCTATGCTCAGGGATTAGGCTCGTGCTGGATGGGTGTGGCGGGTACGGAGTACGAGGAGCCTATAAAGAGGATTCTAGGCATACCCGGCGGCCTCAGGGTTCTATGCATGGTCTCCCTCGGCTATCCGGCGGAAAAACCCACGCGGGGTAGGCAGCCTCTAAAAAGCAAAGTCCACTGGGAGAAATACGGCGTCCAAAGGGATTTCGAAGAACCAAGATTCCCATTCTAA